tttttttcccccttcgtTTTTTTCACTGATAGCGCAATACTCCGTGCATTGTGTTACAGCTTCATGCATGCAAAATAGGTTTTGACATTAGCTTAATTTAAAAGTAACGTGCAaccataatatttaaaaaattacaggCGCAATTATAATCATTTCAATTCAAGAGTTTGATgtgaaagaggaaaaaaaacacaataaaaGCACTCCTCTAGAAACTTAATATTCCTACAAAAAGGAAGTGGATGCACCACAAATGCCACATAGTTATACATCTGTAAACAAACAACTTCTCAACTCGGGAACGGACAACAAGAGCACTCTAAACAATTAAACAGAAAGAGTTCAGGTTGGTAAATAGAGGAGGAGAACAActttaaagagaagaaaatgcAGAAGATGAGAGAACCAGCATGCCAAGAAATGAAAATACCAGAAAACTTCTCTGAACTTTCCTCCAAGCAGGTTCCTCAAACAACCGTAGATTCACACGCCAATATATAAATCAATAATACCTTCGCCTTTGTATAGAACAGCATAGGCACCATAAGactttctctcctctttttttttcactgtagTGTGGTTACAGATTGACTTCACACAGTCGAGAGAGCCGCCCTTTGAAATTTCCACTTATGCGATGACTCTTGGAGCCCGCATGCCAAATCCACGTTTCATTTTCTCGACACTGATCAAAGAATCAATTGTTGGAACATCTGATCAGTCTTACCGGacataaaaaatttctttcctCGAATGAATAGTCTAAAATGGAAAGCTAAGTCAAGATCAATAGAACAAGCAATTTTCGACGGTGAGCATGCTAACTCGACGGAGCCCATTGAACGTGCCACCGTGGATGGCATAACCTAGTTCCTAGTATCTAAAATGCAGCAGCACATACCTAGCTTAATTCAAAAATAGCTATGCTAGTGGAAGATCACTACAACCTTCAATGTTGGCAGCTTCAAATTAACTTAGATTTAATCATTCACCAGCTAGAAGCATAAGAATTTGATCAAATCTATGTCTCACATTGATTTCTATCATACTGTTTTTCTAGGAATGATTATTTATAGCACATCTAGAACAGCacaaattcaacaaaataactACACCACTTTGAGTATACTTTCCAACAAGACAGTTAATTGAGACTGAATCAAAAACCACACATAAGGAAATTAAAGGTACTCACGTTGGTGCCAGCTTGCCGAGACAATCTAGCTCTTCTCCGGAGGCTTCATCCCAAACTTTCCCTGAAATTTCAATTCTATATGATTGACCGGCAGTACCTGGGAGTCCTCGACCAATAAGTAaatccaaatctttttgatgAAGCTCTCTCCCATTAACAAGAACACCAGTATTCCCAGCAGCACAATTCTTGGAAATAGGGTAATTGAACTCATCAATAAATGGCTGCAATGTGGAGTTCCATTAGAAAGTCTGACCATGAAATGCTACTGACATtactagtgtcaaatacaccgTTTATCCTGAATTTTCCACAAATTACAATTTGATCCCCAATCATTCACCTACAAGTTTTAGTTTTTAGTCCCTGAGCGTACATGCTTTACTTGCATATAAATGCACCACCAATATCATTGGTGGTGCATTTATACCCAAAATTTCCAGCACTTAGGAGCCgaccaagagagagagagaagctgaGCATataaactagagagagagagagagagagagagagagatggcagATAAAACCAAGGATGACATTGCATTgcaaataatttacatttaggCAAGTTCAGGGGCTAGTCTGTTGAAACAAAAGATAAGAGACTAGATTGCAATTTATTAAAAGCATTCAGACTACAGATGCATTTTTCACAAAATAGTATATTCAGTACAACTTCCCTTACCGGGATTATGCCAAGACAGGGTTGTCCCATTACACCCCAGAATCCAGCACGATAGTCATACCTGCATGAGAGAACAGTaacaaaatgaataatatatgaTGAAGCAATGAACAGCTAAGAAATTTGCAGCTGAAGATCATATACACATCTATCCAGCAAATATTTCCCCTAAGATGCAATTTATCAAGAGTGAAATTTCTGCAATTGGCTTCTATATGAAACCACCATGCCCTAATACAAAGCATAACAATCAAATGTTCTTGCCAGAATTGAGAAGCATGCATCAAAAAACAAAGGTTTCTCCTTTAGTTTTCAAGTGAGGTGGTTTTATCCACAAAATGgtataaaaaacataaagcCTATACCGAAAGAAATGTATTGCAGCCATTGCGAGGCAACATTGAAACTAAGCATAAAAGGTTTAAAAAAGGCATCTTAAGTATATAACAAACTTACCAATATTCACCAGGACAGATAGGTCCAGCCTGTTTCTCTGCCTTCTTAACAACACGATCAGAGATAGGATAACCATTAATTGAAACTTTCGATTTACCGGTCACCACCGACTGGTTAACTCTAAAGCTCTTCTTTATGAGGTTGCTAAGGAATGAATCACCGCCCTTGACATTCCTAGGTTGATCTTCATATCTGGGCAAGTCAAATGAATCTTGAGACAAACCCGGATCAGGATACTCATCAGGTGACAAGTCCATCTCAGTCGCCACTGGTACATCTTTTACTGAGCTTTGCTTCAAGGTTTCAGCTAATAATACAACTTTCTCTTGTTCGGAGCGTTTACTTCTGCTCCCTTTTCCAGGCCCATCAACCACTTGATCGGCTGACAAGTATCCAAAATGTTCACGAAGTGGTAAACTGGGAACGCGCGAAATCACTTCTTCTTCTGGAGGAAGCTCTTTCTGAGAATTTGAAGTACCTGGGCTCTCCACATGGCCAGACAGGCTGGAAGAAGAAGACAGGACTTGCATTTTCTCTGATGCACTCGAATTTAACTGATGCTCCCTCTCTAGCACTTCTCGATTAAAGGAGAAGTTATAAGATGGAAGAAGCTTCTCATCTATACCCAGAGCATAATTTTGTGGACTATCAATAGAATCATCATTGTTTTCTGAAGGAATAGGTGAAATTGGTGAAGTATCCAAAATGACCAGCCTACTTCCATCAAGCTTGACTAGCATTGCATGAGAGCACGACCCACATCGCATTTGAAACTGATTCTTTTCTGCAATGAGAGATTCTTCCGGTAATCGCAGCAATTCATGACAATTAAAACATATGGTAAAAGGGGCAGCACCAACGATTGGTTGACAAGAATACCCTGCTTTCTTGCTGAAATTAGTATTACGATGGTTTCGTGCGAAAGTAGCATTCATACCTCTTGGACTATAACTTTGAGAAGTAAGCATCGGATGGTTGTTCATAACATACGGAACCCTTTGATGATTGACGAACTCTGGCTGGTGGCAATGTAAGCACGAACAAGCCGGCTGATGGTAGAAACCCTCATGATGATAAGAAATAAG
This DNA window, taken from Ananas comosus cultivar F153 linkage group 5, ASM154086v1, whole genome shotgun sequence, encodes the following:
- the LOC109709868 gene encoding uncharacterized protein LOC109709868, encoding MAEGVGDGAKIRVVRCPKCEKLLPELPNYSVYLCGGCGATLQAKKQNPASDVSSDKSDGENVKYLEVLENCSAKKKVISEANSETDAEGDKVEYLREGRSLPDNSSSQNDANGALEDPGTSKLGSPFRENSCKRKEIKEKGEAQPPVEGRERFRCTSYPDEGPSDYHFNSKYMYAGAEHGQSRVGHLEQDRAELLRMLDELRDQVQRSCEVGDKQNASAHASRSNNSSSSYGPYDRVNWLPQRLSSLNRNASRRSPSLNGHNFYSSVPQHEISNYGRAPFHPSGQRTRRPEDNYFYGCFDPDPLISYHHEGFYHQPACSCLHCHQPEFVNHQRVPYVMNNHPMLTSQSYSPRGMNATFARNHRNTNFSKKAGYSCQPIVGAAPFTICFNCHELLRLPEESLIAEKNQFQMRCGSCSHAMLVKLDGSRLVILDTSPISPIPSENNDDSIDSPQNYALGIDEKLLPSYNFSFNREVLEREHQLNSSASEKMQVLSSSSSLSGHVESPGTSNSQKELPPEEEVISRVPSLPLREHFGYLSADQVVDGPGKGSRSKRSEQEKVVLLAETLKQSSVKDVPVATEMDLSPDEYPDPGLSQDSFDLPRYEDQPRNVKGGDSFLSNLIKKSFRVNQSVVTGKSKVSINGYPISDRVVKKAEKQAGPICPGEYWYDYRAGFWGVMGQPCLGIIPPFIDEFNYPISKNCAAGNTGVLVNGRELHQKDLDLLIGRGLPGTAGQSYRIEISGKVWDEASGEELDCLGKLAPTVEKMKRGFGMRAPRVIA